One window of the Rhipicephalus microplus isolate Deutch F79 chromosome 2, USDA_Rmic, whole genome shotgun sequence genome contains the following:
- the LOC119177793 gene encoding RWD domain-containing protein 2A gives MDREHLVENLSLQLAEIEMLSSMYPRNDEFKLLGAHAVSEFGDFLDGKSDGVASSLDLSFTIRTEVGAIDLDVHLPHSYPSVPPEITMRTDCVDRATHTALMKEALEFLASQPPGSLVVGDTVDWIRENFPRFCASPVVPEPVLNGQRLFTRLWIVSHHIYNKNKRKLILECGKEGNLTGFCLPGKPGIICFEGSSEECLNAWSIIKNLTWKKIGLKHQEDMEIAVGQDIGEFRKFQKFAELAFNTKQNASRDHHMDMGEFAKFLSEHGCENIFEVLFGIEAKISS, from the exons ATGGACCGGGAGCACTTAGTCGAAAATCTTAGCTTGCAGCTTGCCGAAATCGAAATGCTGTCAAGTATGTACCCTCGAAACGACGAATTCAAACTCTTGGGCGCACATGCTGTTAGCGAATTCGGAGACTTTTTGGACGGAAAAAGTGATGGAGTTGCGTCGTCTTTGGATTTGAGCTTCACAATTAGAACGGAAGTG GGCGCGATAGACTTGGACGTTCATTTGCCTCACAGCTATCCATCGGTGCCTCCGGAGATCACGATGAGAACCGATTGCGTTGACAGAGCCACGCACACTGCCTTGATGAAGGAAGCCCTGGAGTTCCTCGCCTCGCAGCCACCTGGGTCTCTAGTCGTGGGCGACACTGTCGACTGGATCAGGGAAAACTTTCCGCGATTCTGCGCCTCACCAGTTGTCCCAGAGCCCGTCCTGAACGGCCAGCGTTTGTTTACAAGACTGTGGATTGTAAG TCACCACATTTACAACAAGAACAAGCGAAAGCTCATCCTCGAATGTGGAAAGGAAGGCAACTTGACAGGATTTTGTCTCCCTGGAAAGCCCGGAATAATCTGCTTCGAAGGCTCTTCGGAGGAGTGCCTAAATGCCTGGTCGATCATAAAGAACTTGACATGGAAAAAGATAGGTCTAAAGCACCAGGAAGACATGGAAATAGCGGTCGGGCAAGATATCGGAGAGTTTAGGAAGTTCCAGAAGTTTGCCGAGCTTGCCTTCAACACTAAACAGAACGCCAGTAGGGACCACCACATGGACATGGGAGAATTCGCAAAATTCTTGAGCGAACACGGCTGTGAAAATATCTTCGAAGTGCTCTTCGGAATAGAGGCTAAGATTAGCAGTTAA